One region of Gigantopelta aegis isolate Gae_Host chromosome 7, Gae_host_genome, whole genome shotgun sequence genomic DNA includes:
- the LOC121377508 gene encoding acid phosphatase type 7-like: protein MIPTVTLMLLFGFIYADPDVKPEQIHLSYGRSPDQMMVTWSTSSEIPNSQVSVSDNPAFGTPKTFTGYSTKFVDGGSAHHTQYIHRTLITGLTPGTKYYYKCSGSEGIWSDMMWFSTMKEGSAWSPRLVMFGDMGKVNAQSLPRLQQELDLYDAVLHIGDFAYDFDTDNATVGDDFMRQIQSVAGYLPYMTCPGNHESAYNFSNYKNRFTMPRDEDSSRMFYSFNIGPAHIVSFSTEFYYYVKYGVMQIIRQFEWLEEDLKTANLPENRAKQPWIITMGHRPMYCSNADHDDCTKDEDLVRVGVPGLHLLGLENMFEKYGVDIEMWAHEHSYERLWPVFNRKVYNGSYSEPYTNPGAPVHIVTGSAGCKERIDKFIKYPPSWSAVRISDYGYTRMNIYNSSHVYMEQVSDDKDGAIIDRVMVIKDRHGPYGLRNHSK from the exons ATGATTCCTACAGTAACTCTGATGcttttatttggttttatttatGCCGATCCTGATGTCAAGCCGGAACAAATACACCTGTCATATGGGC GCAGCCCGGATCAAATGATGGTGACTTGGAGTACATCGAGCGAGATTCCGAACTCTCAAGTTTCCGTCAGCGACAACCCGGCGTTCGGGACACCCAAGACGTTCACTGGCTACAGCACGAAGTTCGTGGACGGGGGGAGTGCGCACCACACCCAGTACATCCACCGAACCCTCATCACGGGCTTGACGCCGGGCACAAAATACT ATTACAAATGTTCCGGGTCAGAAGGAATATGGAGCGACATGATGTGGTTCAGCACGATGAAGGAAGGCAGTGCGTGGAGTCCACGGCTGGTGATGTTCGGAGACATGGGCAAGGTGAACGCGCAGTCCCTGCCTCGTCTACAGCAAGAACTCGACCTGTACGACGCAGTCCTGCACATAG gTGACTTCGCTTACGACTTCGACACT GATAACGCCACTGTTGGTGATGACTTCATGCGACAGATTCAGTCAGTCGCGGGATACCTACCTTACATGACGTGTCCAGGAAACCACGAGAGCGCata CAACTTTTCCAACTACAAGAATAGGTTCACTATGCCAAGAGACGAGGACAGCAGCCGCATGTTCTACAG ttTTAACATCGGACCGGCTCACATTGTGTCGTTCTCGACTGAGTTTTACTACTACGTCAAGTACGGCGTGATGCAGATCATCAGACAGTTTGAGTGGCTAGAGGAAGACTTGAAG ACAGCCAATCTGCCCGAGAACCGAGCCAAACAGCCGTGGATCATCACGATGGGTCACAGACCCATGTACTGCTCCAATGCTGACCATGATGACTGCACTAAAGATGAGGATTTG GTTAGAGTTGGAGTTCCTGGTCTGCACCTATTAGGACTTGAAAACATGTTTGAGAAATACGGGGTCGACATTGAAATGTGGGCTCATGAACACTCGTACGAAAGACTTTGGCCAGTCTTTAACAGGAAG GTCTACAATGGAAGCTACAGTGAACCATACACAAACCCCGGAGCACCTGTTCACATTGTTACAGGATCCGCG GGATGCAAGGAGCGTATTGACAAATTCATCAAATATCCCCCATCGTGGTCGGCGGTGCGAATCTCTGATTACGGCTACACTCGCATGAACATCTACAACAGCAGTCACGTCTACATGGAACAGGTGTCTGATGACAAG GATGGAGCTATTATTGACAGAGTGATGGTGATTAAAGACCGCCATGGACCATACGGACTGAGAAATCATTCAAAGTAa